One stretch of Roseimicrobium sp. ORNL1 DNA includes these proteins:
- a CDS encoding protein phosphatase 2C domain-containing protein, with product MTETDPDSLPASTSQPEPGPQPTHLHWSGMTHKGRVRPNNEDAFLALTFDAREVRFLGKIGDGSLAESDYIFAVSDGMGGAASGEFASRIAVDKITRLLPRSFKFSAQRMVPGFEDILDTLFDRIHEELTRLGRGYPECAGMGATLSLGWFTPEWMYFAHLGDSRIYYLPKEEGGMTQITHDHSHVGWLRRTGKINEREQRSHPRKNVLQQALGAGHQILNPHIGAVKCEVGDKFLFCTDGLTDGLWDRAIRDHLLTPSLADTAKPPAQRLVEASLAESGRDNITAVVVEVR from the coding sequence ATGACCGAGACAGATCCTGATTCCTTACCTGCGTCCACTTCCCAACCCGAGCCCGGTCCCCAGCCCACGCACCTGCACTGGTCTGGGATGACACACAAAGGCCGCGTCCGGCCCAACAATGAGGATGCGTTCCTCGCGCTCACGTTTGATGCGCGGGAAGTGCGCTTTCTCGGGAAGATTGGCGATGGCTCTCTGGCGGAGTCGGACTACATCTTTGCCGTGAGCGATGGTATGGGCGGCGCGGCATCAGGTGAATTTGCGAGCCGCATCGCGGTGGACAAGATCACGCGCCTGCTTCCGCGCAGTTTCAAGTTCTCCGCCCAGCGCATGGTGCCTGGCTTCGAGGACATTCTCGATACGCTCTTCGACCGCATTCACGAGGAACTCACGCGCCTGGGCCGCGGGTATCCGGAATGCGCCGGCATGGGCGCGACGCTGAGCCTGGGGTGGTTCACGCCGGAGTGGATGTACTTCGCGCACCTCGGCGACAGCCGCATCTACTACCTTCCCAAGGAAGAAGGTGGCATGACGCAGATCACGCATGACCACTCGCATGTCGGCTGGCTGCGCCGCACGGGAAAGATCAATGAGCGCGAACAGCGCAGCCATCCGCGAAAGAACGTGCTGCAGCAGGCGCTCGGTGCCGGCCACCAGATTCTGAATCCCCACATCGGCGCCGTGAAGTGTGAGGTGGGGGACAAGTTTCTCTTCTGCACAGATGGTCTCACGGATGGCCTCTGGGACCGCGCCATCCGCGACCATCTCCTGACACCCTCGCTCGCCGATACCGCGA
- a CDS encoding serine/threonine protein phosphatase yields MQEVKDTVRAMVRIGYDGRVHKTFRGHNAKERFENEVRVLKYLEEKGCDFVPKVLEADAEALKLVTTNCGARVEHMSEEKMKQVFGKLEHYGVRHEDAFLRNITYNAREGRFCVIDFEFATLLDEQPPSQEATLPAPAA; encoded by the coding sequence ATGCAGGAGGTGAAAGACACGGTCAGGGCCATGGTGCGAATCGGGTACGACGGGCGCGTGCACAAAACGTTCCGTGGCCACAACGCCAAAGAGCGCTTCGAGAACGAAGTGCGGGTGTTGAAGTACCTGGAGGAGAAGGGCTGCGACTTTGTGCCCAAGGTATTGGAGGCCGATGCCGAAGCCCTGAAACTTGTCACCACCAATTGCGGGGCTCGTGTGGAGCACATGTCCGAGGAGAAAATGAAGCAGGTCTTCGGCAAGCTCGAGCACTACGGCGTGCGGCATGAGGATGCCTTTTTACGTAACATCACGTACAACGCGAGGGAGGGGCGCTTTTGCGTGATTGACTTCGAGTTCGCCACCCTCCTAGATGAGCAGCCGCCCTCGCAAGAGGCCACGCTTCCCGCTCCCGCAGCATGA
- a CDS encoding glutamine synthetase beta-grasp domain-containing protein: MAKYKLEYIWLDGYTPVPNLRGKTQIKEFASFPKLEELPLWGFDGSSTQQAEGRSSDCVLKPVAVYPDTTRKNGVLVMCEVMMPDGKTPHPSNHRATILDDEGTWFGFEQEYFLYQDGRPLGFPEEGFPAPQGPYYTGVGYKYVGDIARQIVEEHLDLCLDAGINHEGINAEVAKGQWEFQIFGKGSKKAADDVWTARYLLMRLCEKYCVDVEFHCKPIKGDWNGSGMHANFSTEFMRTKGGKEYFEKLMGSFQKNMDEHIAVYGPDNHLRLTGLHETQSIDKFTYGIADRGSSIRIPHSFVNSGYKGYLEDRRPNSQGDPYQIASRILKTIAEVPTA; encoded by the coding sequence ATGGCCAAGTACAAATTGGAATATATCTGGCTCGACGGTTACACTCCTGTGCCGAATCTGCGCGGCAAGACCCAGATCAAGGAATTCGCCAGCTTTCCCAAACTTGAAGAACTGCCTCTCTGGGGTTTCGACGGCAGCTCCACCCAGCAGGCCGAAGGCCGCAGCTCCGACTGCGTGCTCAAGCCCGTGGCGGTGTATCCCGACACGACCCGTAAGAACGGCGTGCTCGTGATGTGCGAGGTCATGATGCCCGATGGCAAGACCCCCCACCCCTCCAACCACCGCGCCACCATCCTTGATGACGAAGGCACATGGTTCGGCTTCGAGCAGGAGTACTTCCTCTATCAGGACGGACGCCCTCTCGGTTTCCCGGAAGAAGGTTTCCCTGCTCCCCAGGGTCCGTACTACACGGGCGTGGGCTACAAGTATGTGGGTGACATCGCCCGCCAGATTGTGGAAGAGCACCTTGACCTCTGCCTTGACGCCGGCATCAACCACGAAGGCATCAACGCCGAAGTGGCCAAGGGCCAGTGGGAATTCCAGATCTTCGGCAAGGGCTCCAAGAAGGCCGCTGACGACGTATGGACGGCCCGCTACCTCCTGATGCGCCTTTGCGAGAAGTATTGCGTGGACGTTGAATTCCATTGCAAGCCCATCAAGGGCGACTGGAACGGCTCCGGCATGCACGCCAACTTCTCCACCGAGTTCATGCGGACGAAGGGTGGCAAGGAATACTTCGAGAAGCTCATGGGTTCCTTCCAGAAGAACATGGACGAGCATATCGCCGTCTATGGTCCGGACAACCACCTGCGTCTGACCGGCCTGCATGAAACGCAGTCCATCGACAAGTTCACCTACGGCATCGCCGACCGCGGATCCTCCATCCGTATCCCCCACAGCTTCGTGAACAGCGGCTACAAGGGCTACCTCGAAGACCGCCGTCCGAACAGCCAGGGCGACCCCTACCAGATTGCTTCCCGCATTCTCAAGACCATCGCCGAAGTCCCGACTGCCTAA
- a CDS encoding sugar ABC transporter substrate-binding protein has product MKRRHLLTLPLAACAFLAACSPSSDKPGTQTGSGNDSGNGKGRLFAASFMTMNNPFFVDLNEGLKKVVESNGDRLVTLDSQFNSLKQKNDLSDVLQQNPAAIFLNPVNWEGIRGSLIEAKRKGVPIIVVDTDVSDSELVLCQVISDNIGAGRLACEELAKVKPNAKVVILHLSTAKSCIDRVAGFKEVMAKHPGMTLLDTQEGKGSIEGGRPVMRDLLGRYPELDAVFPINDPCALGAFSAIEAAGKAGQVTIVTVDGSREAAAAIKEGKIHSTSAQFPKEIGRVAAEKAYEHLAGKTIEKDIRIPVKSVTKQNADEFLK; this is encoded by the coding sequence ATGAAACGCCGCCACCTCCTCACGCTTCCCCTGGCTGCATGTGCATTCCTTGCAGCCTGTTCACCTTCGAGTGACAAACCCGGAACTCAGACTGGAAGTGGAAACGATAGCGGCAATGGCAAAGGCCGCCTCTTCGCTGCCTCCTTCATGACGATGAACAATCCCTTCTTCGTCGATCTCAACGAAGGACTCAAGAAGGTGGTGGAATCCAATGGCGATCGGCTCGTGACGCTCGACTCGCAATTCAACAGCCTGAAGCAGAAGAACGATCTCTCCGATGTCCTGCAGCAAAATCCTGCAGCCATCTTCCTGAATCCTGTGAACTGGGAAGGCATCCGCGGCAGTCTCATTGAAGCGAAGCGCAAAGGCGTCCCCATCATCGTGGTGGACACAGATGTGAGTGATTCGGAACTCGTGCTCTGCCAGGTGATCAGCGACAACATCGGTGCAGGCCGTCTCGCCTGTGAGGAACTCGCCAAGGTGAAACCAAATGCCAAGGTGGTCATCCTTCACCTCTCCACCGCCAAGTCCTGCATTGACCGCGTGGCAGGCTTCAAGGAAGTAATGGCCAAACATCCCGGCATGACCCTGCTGGATACGCAGGAGGGCAAGGGTAGCATTGAAGGAGGCCGCCCCGTGATGCGCGACCTGCTGGGCCGCTATCCGGAACTCGATGCGGTGTTCCCCATCAATGATCCCTGCGCACTCGGCGCCTTCTCCGCCATCGAAGCAGCGGGTAAAGCGGGCCAAGTCACGATTGTCACCGTGGATGGTTCACGTGAAGCAGCCGCCGCCATCAAGGAGGGAAAGATACACTCCACCTCCGCGCAGTTCCCCAAGGAGATTGGGCGCGTAGCCGCTGAGAAGGCGTACGAGCATCTCGCAGGCAAGACCATTGAGAAGGACATCCGCATTCCGGTGAAGTCCGTGACGAAGCAGAATGCCGATGAGTTTCTGAAGTAG
- a CDS encoding ABC transporter permease, producing MNAFLRQQFALLVTTAHLIALFGWRVPNFLTSSNLLDLAQQIGVNTILAFGMTLVILIGGIDLSVGALVALVGTVTTFCMVHTTAPDGSVIGLGWSVFPAMLAGFATAALFGLFHGVAVSKTQMPAFIVTLGTMLVARGLALRFNEGRPLSLPGSQETYLFIGNGRIFDAVPMPVVILLAVYLLTAALLHLTVFGRHLYAIGDNRLAALYSGIPVSRCEIIVYILAALLTATAGMIHASQLYGAEPASGQGFELNAIAAAVVGGASLKGGRGTMTGTLLGAIIIGILDKGLNQAGVHFSLQYMIKGGVILAAVWWDARKAR from the coding sequence ATGAACGCCTTCCTTCGCCAGCAATTCGCCCTGCTCGTGACCACCGCGCACCTCATCGCGTTGTTTGGCTGGCGTGTGCCGAACTTTCTCACCTCGAGCAATCTCCTGGATCTCGCCCAGCAGATTGGCGTGAATACCATCCTCGCGTTTGGGATGACGCTGGTGATCCTCATCGGAGGAATCGATCTGTCGGTGGGCGCACTGGTCGCGCTGGTAGGCACGGTGACCACCTTCTGCATGGTGCATACGACTGCACCCGATGGCTCTGTCATTGGCCTTGGTTGGAGCGTCTTTCCTGCCATGCTCGCCGGGTTCGCGACGGCCGCACTCTTCGGCCTATTCCATGGGGTGGCAGTTTCGAAGACGCAGATGCCCGCCTTCATCGTCACCTTGGGCACCATGCTGGTCGCGCGTGGTCTGGCCCTGCGTTTCAATGAAGGTCGTCCCCTCAGCCTTCCCGGTTCCCAGGAGACATATCTCTTCATCGGTAATGGCCGCATCTTCGATGCCGTTCCCATGCCAGTGGTCATTCTGCTGGCGGTGTATCTTCTCACTGCGGCCCTGCTGCACCTGACCGTCTTCGGCCGCCACCTCTACGCCATTGGGGACAACCGGCTCGCCGCCCTCTACTCCGGCATCCCGGTATCACGGTGTGAGATAATCGTGTACATCCTGGCAGCCCTGCTCACTGCCACTGCCGGCATGATCCATGCCTCCCAACTCTACGGCGCCGAACCCGCCTCCGGCCAGGGATTCGAACTCAACGCCATCGCCGCCGCCGTGGTGGGAGGGGCAAGCCTGAAAGGTGGTCGAGGTACCATGACCGGCACTCTCTTGGGTGCCATCATCATCGGCATTCTCGACAAGGGCCTCAACCAAGCCGGCGTCCACTTCTCGCTCCAGTACATGATCAAAGGTGGCGTCATCCTCGCCGCCGTGTGGTGGGACGCGCGGAAAGCAAGGTAG
- a CDS encoding right-handed parallel beta-helix repeat-containing protein, which translates to MKQTAEIAEVHPMYIGTVTGGVKTNDSYTEGNFSIVAPLWSTLGSDATLSGGLLFLEPYISYGEGGEVAASVGLGYRYLFGTQPLSALTHHDGHQAGFFEEGAFVGANVFADMLNTEADNQFWQLGVGLEVGTRYVELRGNYYIPLSDKQLAEERRTRETFRSTQTSSSVVGGGQQIHSYSDPYATGNSIAQNEVFSNSITQVTRTTTTTTTIERLFRRYEEGMEGWDAEIAVLVPGLDRYMDVMLIGGYYSFDNQPFGPQEGGTGNVQGWKAGVEIRPVPALILSGTWYEDERLTGGDWTLGLQMQVPFEASDLGDGKNFWSRIGDSFKPRRRHLMERLAEPVSRQNAAVKIASSVEESSEVVSHSSSTRVQRTTRVLAQSERQLVLADDIVFVNNGDAVGNGIQAGTTLGGGANGTAEHPFNTITEGTAAAGTKTTQGNKTWTVYTQGDTGTPYNEVVNLTANTKLVSSFHALEGLGGKTFGGDTARPIWNGRLLASNIPSVQLTGYDIRTTVLGGSINVQNIQNLVITENLFDVNTGKYAGGGAIYSTSNGNTHSEIDITGNRFTGITIDGVAVESRDTASVVISVAGNEFDGNFSSAFYGSANVTASNIAATLEGNTLRGSYSNGFFHGSGDNSHFNMDVLSNTFAGTFLGAGIRYNNSEVVGTPNTGLVQGNVFSGTFGDGVLLAAHFDTGSLNVTVTDNEFSGTFRYGVNVNTLLVGSAINATITENSLTGDFNSGIFVDNRGGQVTSTISNNLLNGTFDNNGIRVSSLISSGSALTNVTGFQGNIISGISQTGILVTRSGAAVINVNGTLNPAVSNEVSNETGNALESTGFTLPGHGGGQFYLNGQLITMPATLP; encoded by the coding sequence GTGAAGCAAACGGCGGAGATCGCCGAGGTTCACCCCATGTACATCGGCACGGTCACCGGTGGCGTGAAGACGAATGACTCCTATACGGAGGGCAACTTCAGCATTGTCGCCCCCCTCTGGAGCACCCTCGGCAGCGACGCCACGCTGAGCGGCGGTCTTCTATTTCTGGAGCCCTACATTTCCTACGGCGAGGGTGGCGAAGTCGCCGCCTCCGTGGGCCTCGGCTACCGGTACCTGTTTGGCACCCAGCCTCTCAGCGCTCTCACCCATCACGATGGCCACCAGGCGGGCTTCTTCGAGGAGGGCGCTTTCGTCGGGGCAAACGTATTCGCCGACATGCTGAATACCGAGGCCGACAATCAATTCTGGCAACTTGGAGTCGGTCTGGAAGTGGGTACACGCTACGTGGAACTCCGCGGGAACTACTACATCCCCCTCTCTGACAAGCAACTCGCCGAAGAGCGTCGCACGCGGGAAACCTTCCGCAGCACCCAGACGAGCAGCAGTGTCGTTGGTGGCGGCCAGCAGATCCATTCGTACTCGGACCCATACGCCACCGGCAATTCCATTGCCCAAAACGAGGTGTTCTCGAACTCGATCACTCAAGTCACCCGGACCACCACCACTACCACCACCATCGAGCGCCTCTTCCGTCGCTATGAGGAAGGCATGGAGGGCTGGGATGCGGAAATCGCCGTCCTGGTTCCCGGGCTCGACCGCTACATGGATGTCATGCTCATCGGCGGCTACTACAGCTTCGACAACCAGCCCTTCGGACCACAGGAAGGTGGCACTGGCAATGTGCAGGGATGGAAGGCTGGCGTCGAGATCCGCCCCGTACCTGCCCTGATTCTCAGTGGCACCTGGTATGAAGACGAGCGCCTCACCGGTGGTGATTGGACTCTCGGTCTGCAGATGCAGGTTCCCTTCGAAGCCAGCGACCTCGGCGATGGCAAGAATTTCTGGAGCCGCATTGGCGATTCCTTCAAGCCGCGTCGCCGCCACCTGATGGAGCGCCTTGCTGAACCGGTGAGCCGCCAGAACGCCGCCGTGAAGATTGCAAGCAGCGTGGAGGAATCCTCTGAAGTGGTCTCCCACAGCAGCAGCACCCGTGTGCAGCGCACCACGCGCGTGCTTGCCCAGAGCGAGCGGCAACTCGTGCTGGCAGACGACATCGTCTTCGTGAACAACGGCGATGCCGTGGGTAATGGCATTCAAGCAGGCACCACCCTCGGCGGCGGCGCCAATGGAACGGCGGAGCATCCTTTCAATACCATCACCGAAGGAACGGCAGCCGCTGGAACCAAGACGACCCAGGGCAACAAGACCTGGACGGTCTACACCCAAGGTGACACCGGCACTCCCTACAATGAAGTCGTGAACCTCACTGCCAACACCAAACTGGTCAGCTCCTTCCATGCGCTCGAAGGTCTGGGTGGAAAGACGTTCGGAGGAGATACAGCCCGCCCCATCTGGAATGGCCGCTTGCTTGCAAGCAACATCCCCTCTGTGCAACTCACCGGCTATGACATTCGCACCACGGTCCTCGGAGGCTCCATCAATGTGCAGAACATCCAGAATCTGGTCATCACGGAAAATCTGTTTGATGTGAACACCGGCAAATATGCGGGCGGCGGCGCCATTTACTCCACCAGCAACGGCAATACACATTCCGAAATCGACATCACTGGCAACCGGTTTACGGGTATCACCATTGATGGTGTGGCCGTTGAAAGCCGCGACACCGCATCCGTTGTCATCTCAGTGGCAGGTAATGAGTTTGATGGAAACTTCAGCAGCGCGTTTTATGGCTCGGCAAATGTCACTGCCAGCAACATCGCCGCGACGCTGGAAGGCAACACCCTGCGGGGCTCCTATTCGAATGGTTTCTTCCATGGCAGTGGTGACAACAGTCACTTCAACATGGACGTACTCAGCAACACCTTCGCCGGAACATTTCTCGGTGCTGGCATCCGCTACAACAACTCTGAAGTCGTAGGCACCCCCAACACGGGTCTGGTGCAGGGCAACGTGTTTAGCGGCACCTTTGGCGATGGGGTATTGCTGGCTGCCCATTTCGACACAGGCTCCCTCAATGTAACTGTCACTGACAATGAATTCAGCGGCACATTCCGCTACGGGGTTAACGTCAATACCCTGCTCGTCGGGAGTGCCATCAATGCCACCATCACCGAAAACTCACTCACCGGCGACTTCAATTCCGGCATCTTCGTCGACAACCGGGGAGGTCAAGTGACGTCAACCATCAGCAACAACCTCTTGAATGGAACCTTTGACAACAATGGCATTCGCGTTTCCTCCCTGATCTCCAGCGGCAGCGCCCTCACGAATGTCACCGGATTCCAAGGGAACATCATCAGCGGCATCTCACAAACAGGCATCCTGGTCACTCGGAGTGGAGCCGCTGTCATCAATGTAAACGGCACCCTTAATCCCGCCGTTAGCAATGAGGTCAGCAACGAAACTGGGAACGCACTGGAGTCTACCGGCTTCACCCTCCCCGGGCACGGTGGTGGCCAGTTCTACCTGAACGGCCAGCTCATCACGATGCCAGCGACGCTTCCTTAA